The proteins below come from a single Juglans regia cultivar Chandler chromosome 12, Walnut 2.0, whole genome shotgun sequence genomic window:
- the LOC108997544 gene encoding splicing factor U2af large subunit B-like isoform X1 → MSDYEGRYEGNGEDADNYGGGSSPQPRGGSHGGPEDNSDSRSKHGSRDYERASSKSREDKEKGRDKERDRDRDRDRERVKSSDRERSKDRDRDRERDRDLDRDRHHRDRQRDRDRSERRERGRDRDDDDYYRSRDYERRRDHDKDREDRHRRRSRSRSGGRSERRSRSRSRSRSKSKRISGFDMAPPASALLHGAAAAAAVAAVAGQIPGTSPTIPGMFPNMFPLATGQFGALPVMPVQAMTQQATRHARRVYVGGLSPTANEQSVATFFSHVMAAIGGNTAGPGDAVVNVYINHEKKFAFVEMRSVEEASNAMALDGIIFEGAPVKVRRPSDYNPSLAATLGPSQPNPNLNLSAVGLTPGSAGGLEGPDRIFVGGLPYYFTETQIRELLETFGPLRGFDLVKDRETGNSKGYAFCVYQDLSVTDIACAALNGIKMGDKTLTVRRANQGTNQPKPEQENVLLHAQQQIALQKLMLQPGVVATKVVCLTQVVSPDELKDDDDYQDILEDMREECGKFGTLANLVIPRPTPNGEPSPGVGKVFLEYADIDGAAKARSGLNGRKFGGNQVVAVFYPENKFAQGDYEG, encoded by the exons ATGTCTGATTACGAAGGAAGATACGAAGGCAACGGAGAGGACGCAGACAACTATGGCGGTGGCTCCTCTCCTCAACCTCGCGGTGGTAGCCATGGCGGTCCCGAAGATAATAGCGACTCCAGGTCTAAG CATGGTTCTCGTGATTATGAAAGAGCATCTTCTAAAAGTAGGGAGGACAAAGAAAAGGGGCGTGATAAGGAGAGGGACAGGGATAGAGACCGTGATCGGGAGAGAGTCAAAAGCAGTGATAGGGAGAGAAGCAAGGACCGAGATAGGGATAGGGAAAGGGATAGAGATCTTGACCGGGATCGTCATCATAGAGATCGCCAGAGGGATCGGGATCGCAGTGAAAGAAGGGAACGAGGTAGGGatagagatgatgatgattattatCGAAGTCGGGACTATGAAAG ACGAAGGGATCACGACAAAGACAGAGAGGATAGGCATAGGCGTAGGTCTCGCTCCCGTTCAGGGGGTAGATCTGAGCGCAGATCTAGGTCACGTTCTCGCTCTCGCTCAAAGAG CAAAAGGATTAGTGGTTTTGATATGGCACCTCCTGCTTCTGCATTGTTACAtggtgctgctgctgctgctgctgttgctgctgtAGCAG GTCAGATTCCTGGGACTAGCCCGACCATTCCTGGAATGTTTCCAAACATGTTTCCTTTAGCAACTGGTCAG TTTGGAGCTCTTCCTGTCATGCCAGTTCAGGCAATGACTCAACAG GCAACAAGGCATGCTCGGAGGGTGTATGTTGGTGGCCTTTCTCCAACAGCAAATGAACAG TCTGTTGCTACATTTTTCAGTCATGTCATGGCTGCGATTGGAGGAAACACTGCTGGTCCAG GAGATGCTGTTGTCAATGTCTACATAaaccatgaaaagaaatttgcttTTGTAGAGATGAGATCTGTTGAGGAGGCTAGTAATGCAATGGCTTTAGATGGGATTATTTTTGAG GGTGCACCTGTTAAGGTGAGGAGACCTAGTGACTACAACCCATCTCTTGCTGCAACACTTGGTCCGAGCCAGCCCAATCCTAATCTGAACCTATCTGCCGTTGGGTTAACTCCAGGATCTGCTGGTGGGCTTGAGGGTCCTGACCGCATATTTGTCGGCGGGCTTCCCTATTACTTCACAGAGACCCAGATCAGGGAGTTGTTAGAGACTTTTGGGCCACTTCGGGGTTTTGACCTTGTGAAAGACAGAGAAACGGGAAATTCAAAAGGCTATGCATTTTGTGTTTACCAAGATCTTTCAGTTACGGACATAGCTTGTGCAGCTCTGAATGGAATTAAAATGGGTGATAAAACTCTCACTGTCAGGCGTGCTAACCAGGGCACCAACCAACCCAAGCCTGAGCAGGAGAACGTATTATTGCATGCACAGCAGCAGATTGCATTGCAG AAGCTCATGTTACAACCTGGTGTAGTGGCAACAAAGGTTGTGTGTCTAACTCAGGTGGTTTCTCCTGATGAACTCAAAGACGATGATGATTATCAGGACATTTTGGAAGACATGAGAGAAGAATGTGGAAAATTCG GTACACTGGCAAATCTCGTCATCCCACGCCCAACACCGAATGGTGAACCATCACCCGGAGTTGGGAAG GTCTTTCTGGAGTATGCAGACATTGATGGTGCGGCAAAAGCTCGTTCTGGGTTGAATGGACGAAAATTTGGTGGGAATCAAGTTGTGGCCGTCTTTTATCCAGAGAACAAGTTTGCCCAGGGGGACTACGAAGGCTAG
- the LOC108997544 gene encoding splicing factor U2af large subunit B-like isoform X2, whose amino-acid sequence MGLVRLQPGTIACFGQIPGTSPTIPGMFPNMFPLATGQFGALPVMPVQAMTQQATRHARRVYVGGLSPTANEQSVATFFSHVMAAIGGNTAGPGDAVVNVYINHEKKFAFVEMRSVEEASNAMALDGIIFEGAPVKVRRPSDYNPSLAATLGPSQPNPNLNLSAVGLTPGSAGGLEGPDRIFVGGLPYYFTETQIRELLETFGPLRGFDLVKDRETGNSKGYAFCVYQDLSVTDIACAALNGIKMGDKTLTVRRANQGTNQPKPEQENVLLHAQQQIALQKLMLQPGVVATKVVCLTQVVSPDELKDDDDYQDILEDMREECGKFGTLANLVIPRPTPNGEPSPGVGKVFLEYADIDGAAKARSGLNGRKFGGNQVVAVFYPENKFAQGDYEG is encoded by the exons ATGGGTCTTGTTCGTCTTCAACCAGGAACTATTGCCTGTTTTG GTCAGATTCCTGGGACTAGCCCGACCATTCCTGGAATGTTTCCAAACATGTTTCCTTTAGCAACTGGTCAG TTTGGAGCTCTTCCTGTCATGCCAGTTCAGGCAATGACTCAACAG GCAACAAGGCATGCTCGGAGGGTGTATGTTGGTGGCCTTTCTCCAACAGCAAATGAACAG TCTGTTGCTACATTTTTCAGTCATGTCATGGCTGCGATTGGAGGAAACACTGCTGGTCCAG GAGATGCTGTTGTCAATGTCTACATAaaccatgaaaagaaatttgcttTTGTAGAGATGAGATCTGTTGAGGAGGCTAGTAATGCAATGGCTTTAGATGGGATTATTTTTGAG GGTGCACCTGTTAAGGTGAGGAGACCTAGTGACTACAACCCATCTCTTGCTGCAACACTTGGTCCGAGCCAGCCCAATCCTAATCTGAACCTATCTGCCGTTGGGTTAACTCCAGGATCTGCTGGTGGGCTTGAGGGTCCTGACCGCATATTTGTCGGCGGGCTTCCCTATTACTTCACAGAGACCCAGATCAGGGAGTTGTTAGAGACTTTTGGGCCACTTCGGGGTTTTGACCTTGTGAAAGACAGAGAAACGGGAAATTCAAAAGGCTATGCATTTTGTGTTTACCAAGATCTTTCAGTTACGGACATAGCTTGTGCAGCTCTGAATGGAATTAAAATGGGTGATAAAACTCTCACTGTCAGGCGTGCTAACCAGGGCACCAACCAACCCAAGCCTGAGCAGGAGAACGTATTATTGCATGCACAGCAGCAGATTGCATTGCAG AAGCTCATGTTACAACCTGGTGTAGTGGCAACAAAGGTTGTGTGTCTAACTCAGGTGGTTTCTCCTGATGAACTCAAAGACGATGATGATTATCAGGACATTTTGGAAGACATGAGAGAAGAATGTGGAAAATTCG GTACACTGGCAAATCTCGTCATCCCACGCCCAACACCGAATGGTGAACCATCACCCGGAGTTGGGAAG GTCTTTCTGGAGTATGCAGACATTGATGGTGCGGCAAAAGCTCGTTCTGGGTTGAATGGACGAAAATTTGGTGGGAATCAAGTTGTGGCCGTCTTTTATCCAGAGAACAAGTTTGCCCAGGGGGACTACGAAGGCTAG